In Colletotrichum lupini chromosome 6, complete sequence, a single window of DNA contains:
- a CDS encoding ThiF family protein: PKLQKFVVGPKRQRDVGLLESRGRRSGAEPPTFYTGPPRRSQIPRLGSHRFSLTPQTAQTAQTDAIMGKVEELRRKVAEAELDLRNLKEQLASAEKEAQDEASASSSSQPWKWPLQPEDYERYGRQLIIPQVGVKGQIRLKKSKILIIGAGGLGCPAAAYIAGAGAGTIGLVDGDVVEVSNLHRQVAHSTDRVSISKVESAITYLKGLNPLVTYHPHKTHLTPTNAEEIVSQYDLVLDCTDHPTSRYLISDICVLLQKPLVSASAFRTDGQLIILNSPAAPQGTLEGAGPCYRCVFPKPPPPDSVVSCGEGGILGPVVGVMGVLQALEAIKLVALGAVDPDVTDKSATAAAPSLLIFSGAATSGQFRSVRMRGRRKDCFACSAASTLSLETLRSGSLDYVSFCGVSAPVSILAPEERVSATEYERVSKEKGGRHLLLDVRERENFDICSIDGAVSVPIAKFMKETQRSSEGVQPQPEWLPSDFPEDSPIYLVCRVGNDSQLAAKRLKDLALDNNGKRFIGDIDGGMRAWKRDVDPTLPFT; this comes from the exons CCAAAGCTTCAAAAATTCGTGGTGGGGCCGAAAAGACAGAGAGATGTGGGTCTTCTAGAATCGCGGGGTCGGAGATCGGGGGCGGAACCTCCGACATTTTATACAGGTCCGCCCCGCCGCTCACAAATTCCGCGCTTGGGGAGTCATCGATTCTCACTTACACCGCAGACCGCGCAGACCGCGCAGACCGACGCAATTATGGGCAAAGTCGAAGAGCTGCGACGCAAAGTCGCAGAGGCTGAACTCGACCTTAGGAACCTCAAGGAACAGCTGGCCAGCGCAGAGAAAGAGGCACAGGACGAAGCTTcagcatcatcatcatctcaACCCTGGAAATGGCCCCTGCAACCCGAGGATTATGAGAGATATGGACGACAGCTCATCATACCCCAAGTAGGTGTCAAAG GACAAATAAGACTGAAAAAGTCCAAGATCCTCATCATCGGTGCCGGGGGTCTGGGATGCCCCGCAGCGGCCTACATCGCCGGAGCAGGGGCCGGCACCATCGGCCTCGTCGACGGCGACGTCGTCGAAGTCTCCAACCTCCACCGCCAAGTCGCACACTCGACCGACAGGGTCAGCATCTCAAAGGTCGAAAGCGCAATCACATACCTAAAGGG CCTCAACCCCCTAGTAACATACCATCCACACAAAACACACCTAACCCCAACCAACGCCGAAGAAATCGTCTCCCAATACGACCTCGTCCTCGACTGCACCGACCACCCAACCTCCCGCTACCTCATCTCCGACATCTGCGTCCTCCTCCAGAAACCCCTCGTCTCCGCCTCGGCCTTTCGCACAGACGGCCAGCTCATCATCCTCAACTCCCCCGCCGCGCCGCAGGGGACTCTGGAAGGCGCAGGACCATGCTACCGCTGCGTGTTCCCCAAGCCGCCGCCACCCGACAGCGTCGTCAGCTGCGGCGAAGGCGGCATCCTCGGGCCCGTGGTTGGCGTCATGGGCGTCCTGCAGGCTCTCGAGGCGATCAAGCTCGTTGCCTTGGGGGCGGTCGATCCCGATGTGACGGACAAGAGCGCGACTGCGGCGGCGCCTTCGCTTCTCATCTTCTCGGGCGCGGCGACGTCGGGACAGTTTAGGTCTGTTCGTATGCGGGGCCGGAGGAAGGACTGCTTCGCTTGCTCTGCGGCGTCGACGCTTTCTCTCGAGACTCTGCGATCGGGATCGCTGGACTATGTGTCGTTTTGCGGTGTGTCTGCGCCGGTCAGCATACTCGCTCCCGAGGAGCGTGTCTCTGCGACCGAATACGAGCGGGTGTCCAAGGAGAAAGGTGGCCGACATCTTTTGCTGGACGTTCGAGAGCGCGAAAACTTTGACATTTGTAGCATCGATGGCGCTGTAAGCGTACCGATTGCAAAGTTCATGAAGGAGACGCAGCGGTCCAGCGAGGGAGTTCAGCCTCAACCTGAGTGGCTGCCGTCGGATTTCCCAGAGGATTCGCCCATTTACCTTGTTTGCAGGGTCGGCAACGACTCACAGCTTGCGGCAAAGCGTTTGAAAGATCTAGCGCTGGACAACAATGGCAAAAGATTCATTGGAGACATTGACGGTGGCATGCGGGCGTGGAAGAGAGACGTGGACCCCACGTTGCCTTTTACCTGA